In the Astatotilapia calliptera chromosome 5, fAstCal1.2, whole genome shotgun sequence genome, one interval contains:
- the LOC113023069 gene encoding uncharacterized protein LOC113023069 isoform X2, which yields MVLNEANVGEDLLSSLSRDDIKDLFPGPEHCLRRRALWLAVHKCEENKTAAEKTLTTTGDGDFFREEPSTYLHPKTLDGVEHAAAVFRALPMLFPSSTVPPKKLGICSEAFFHVLKTSEDPEGYLRQRPLACPVLLVSEGNCMIAVGTTPVSTFDRKDLNEELLYLMAYYYALHLTYP from the exons Atggttttaaatg AAGCAAATGTTGGAGAAGACCTGCTCTCATCACTTTCACGAGATGACATCAAAGATCTGTTTCCTGGTCCTGAACATTGCCTCAGGCGTCGGGCTCTATGGCTTGCAGTGCACAAATGTGAAGAA AACAAGACTGCTGCTGAAAAAACGCTAACAACTACTGGAGATGGTGACTTCTTCAGAGAGGAACCCAGCACTTACCTCCATCCAAAAACTTTGGATGGAG TGGAacatgcagcagctgtgttcagAGCCCTTCCCATGCTTTTCCCTTCCAGCACAGTACCACCTAAGAAGCTGGGCATCTGTAGTGAGGCTTTTTTCCATGTCCTAAAG ACTTCAGAAGACCCTGAAGGCTACCTGCGTCAGCGACCCCTGGCTTGTCCAGTTCTGCTTGTCTCTGAAGGCAACTGCATGATAGCTGTTGGAACCACACCGGTGAGCACTTTTGACCGGAAGGATCTTAATGAGGAACTGCTCTATCTGATGGCATATTACTATGCCCTCCACCTCACATATCCATAG
- the LOC113023069 gene encoding uncharacterized protein LOC113023069 isoform X1, with product MRYSWYSVKKLRHAMEKLDEITIANLKEANVGEDLLSSLSRDDIKDLFPGPEHCLRRRALWLAVHKCEENKTAAEKTLTTTGDGDFFREEPSTYLHPKTLDGVEHAAAVFRALPMLFPSSTVPPKKLGICSEAFFHVLKTSEDPEGYLRQRPLACPVLLVSEGNCMIAVGTTPVSTFDRKDLNEELLYLMAYYYALHLTYP from the exons ATGCGATACAGTTGGTACAGTGTGAAGAAATTAAGGCACGCTATGGAAAAACTGGACGAAATAACAATTGCCAACCTGAAAG AAGCAAATGTTGGAGAAGACCTGCTCTCATCACTTTCACGAGATGACATCAAAGATCTGTTTCCTGGTCCTGAACATTGCCTCAGGCGTCGGGCTCTATGGCTTGCAGTGCACAAATGTGAAGAA AACAAGACTGCTGCTGAAAAAACGCTAACAACTACTGGAGATGGTGACTTCTTCAGAGAGGAACCCAGCACTTACCTCCATCCAAAAACTTTGGATGGAG TGGAacatgcagcagctgtgttcagAGCCCTTCCCATGCTTTTCCCTTCCAGCACAGTACCACCTAAGAAGCTGGGCATCTGTAGTGAGGCTTTTTTCCATGTCCTAAAG ACTTCAGAAGACCCTGAAGGCTACCTGCGTCAGCGACCCCTGGCTTGTCCAGTTCTGCTTGTCTCTGAAGGCAACTGCATGATAGCTGTTGGAACCACACCGGTGAGCACTTTTGACCGGAAGGATCTTAATGAGGAACTGCTCTATCTGATGGCATATTACTATGCCCTCCACCTCACATATCCATAG